The Pedobacter frigiditerrae genomic sequence CAAGTTGGTAATGCTGTGCGCATCTTAAGGTTAAAGATTAACCTTTCTATCCTGCTATTTTATTTTTTTTAAAATTTTTCTACTCCATTTTGCACCTTCATCTGTCTGACGTTTTAAAGGGGGATTAATTTCCTTTACTGCGTATGGAAAACCTAGATGTAAAATCACTGATCGAACGTTATAACAACGGAACGCTATCCTTAGAGGAACAGGCTATGCTGGAAAGTTGGTACATCAGCGAAGTCAGGTCTAATAAGAACTATCAGGGCCTAGAAGAAAATCTAGCAAAACTTGATCAGAACTTTATGCACATTATTGGTGCAGAAGAAAAGAAAGGATCTAAGCTTTGGCCGAGGGTTGCAGTCGCTGCTTCTTTTTTTGCCGTTCTTGGGTTAAGCCTATATTTTTATAATTCTAAATCTCCTGATAAGGTTGAACAAGCAAATGTTGAGTTAGCAGATATTGATCCTGCTGGCAATAAGGCTTATTTGACCCTTGGCAATGGAAAACGCATCGCACTTACAGGTGCGAGCAACGGTACTATTGCAGAACAAGCTAATGTAAAGATTACCAAAACTGCAGATGGACAATTGGTGTACGTAATTGCTGAAAATAATTCAGTTGCTTCATCCAAGTTAGAATACAACACAATCGAAACGCCAAATGGCGGTCGATATGAAATCGCACTTCCAGATGGAACGCATGTTTGGATGAATGCCGCATCGTCACTAAAATATCCATCTTCTTTTGCATTGCTTACAGAAAGAAGAGTAGAGCTTTTGGGAGAAGCCTATTTTCAGGTTGCAAAGGATAAACAGCATCCTTTTATCGTTAAGACTGCGCAGCAGGAAGTGAAGGTATTGGGTACACATTTCAACATCAACAGTTATGCGGATGAACCGGAAGTTAGGACAACCCTGCTCGAAGGTTCGGTAAATGTCTCCAATCTAAAAAGTAAAAATTCAAAAATATTAAAGCCAGGCCAACAGGCAACATTAAAGGGTGGTGACATCAAAGTTGGTGATGCAGATGTCGATCAGGCTATGAGCTGGAAAAATGGTGATTTCGTTTTTGTTGGCGAGGATCTTAAAGCCGTAATGCGTCAGGTTGCCAGATGGTATGATGTAGAGATCGAGTATCAAGGAAATATAAATTCTTCTGGTGTAGTAAGTACAATTTCCCGAACCAAGAAATTGTCGCATGTTTTGAAAGCGCTACAGATCAATCAGGGAATCCATTTTAAAGTTGAGGGAAGGAGGGTTTTGGTTATGCCTTAGAAACCTTTGAGGTTAGCCAGAACAAGAACGGAGGCGTTGGAAGCGCCCCCGATCAAAAAGTCTAGCTAATCGGATAAATAATGCTACTAACACAATTTCAACAACTAAACTAAACAAACAAATGTATAAATTTTACTATACAAATGGGTATGGTGTAACCAGCTATATCCGAAAGTCCGCAACCAGTTTGTGGCAGATTGCATGGAATCCCAATATCAGAAAATGGCTTATGAGGATAAATCTGACATGCTTAATGTTATTGATTGCATTTATGCAAGTTTCTCTTGCCGCAAATGCTC encodes the following:
- a CDS encoding FecR family protein translates to MENLDVKSLIERYNNGTLSLEEQAMLESWYISEVRSNKNYQGLEENLAKLDQNFMHIIGAEEKKGSKLWPRVAVAASFFAVLGLSLYFYNSKSPDKVEQANVELADIDPAGNKAYLTLGNGKRIALTGASNGTIAEQANVKITKTADGQLVYVIAENNSVASSKLEYNTIETPNGGRYEIALPDGTHVWMNAASSLKYPSSFALLTERRVELLGEAYFQVAKDKQHPFIVKTAQQEVKVLGTHFNINSYADEPEVRTTLLEGSVNVSNLKSKNSKILKPGQQATLKGGDIKVGDADVDQAMSWKNGDFVFVGEDLKAVMRQVARWYDVEIEYQGNINSSGVVSTISRTKKLSHVLKALQINQGIHFKVEGRRVLVMP